Genomic window (Daucus carota subsp. sativus chromosome 5, DH1 v3.0, whole genome shotgun sequence):
CGGTATCAAATATATAGAAAGGCAGCAGTCACAAAATGAAATCGAAAACGGAATTAGGAAAAATGATCTCATCAGAATTTTGACCTGATCGTGTTACATTTTGGTCTGAAAATTTTTACAAAACTCATGACGATCTTATGGTTTAAGAGTAAAATGCTACCACATATAATGTTTAGGATTTCAAAACACTGAAAGTATAatgttaaaaaggaaaaaaaggaTAAACGTTACAGAATCTAACATTTTGAATTGTCATTTTCTGGTGTTTTAAGACAATTTTTCACATATGTGATCATGAGGCCCAACCCAAATATATATCCGGGGAATGCAGAATACTGTGTAGCAGTTCTCCTTTATGTTTTCACCCTTGATTTATAATCTAGATTATGAGAATTGCACttaaaataaacttaaaaacTATAGATATATAGTTTAATTGAGCTAAACAAAGGTCACAATACAAACAAGCATTACACAAAAATTGAAAAGGAGGCATTATTGCCTACTGGTATGACAATTTATTAGTTCAACAGATCAAAGTGACGGAGGAGGCTGATCATTTTCTTGATCATATCGAGAAACATTGCATCACATTATCAGTACAGAGAGGTCTGCATaagttcttcatcatcattcaaCGTTTCCCGTTGTGGACAAATCAATGGTTTAGGAGGGATCACCAAAAGTTCAACATCACCTTCAAGCATTTCAATCACTCTGTTCATTGAAGGCCGCTCGCTTGGATTCATTTGTATGCACCACATCGCCACAATAATCATCTTCTTAACCAACTCCTTTTCATTTTCGGTGACCTCTCGCATTTCAATCTCCTTCCCTTGGCTAATTTGGTCATATATCCACGAAGGGAAGTAAATTTGGCTAATCTGATTCTCGAATGGATTTAGGTTTTTTCTTTGTCCCGCCATTTCCAGTAACAACATTCCGAAACTATAAATATCTGCCTTATAAGAAACCCGtccaatatttttgtaaaacaaTTCTGGAGCCATGTACCCCATTGTTCCCCTTGCCGCAGTCATTGTCACTATACTTTGATCAGTAGCGCGTAATTTTGCAAGACCAAAATCAGAAATTTTGGGATTGAAATTTTCATCTAGAAGAATGTTGTGAGGTTTAATATCAAAATGCAAGATTTGCATATCACAGCCTCGATGTAGATACTCAATGCCACAGGCCACCTTGCAGGAAATCTCATAAATCTTTTCACAGCTCAAAGTGGATGTTCCTCTCCCTTCGGTGAAAATGTACTTATCAAGAGATCCGTTAGGCATGAACTCATATATGAGAGCACGTTTTGGACCCTCGACACAGAAGCCAACAAGTCGCACAATGTTAACATGATGGATCATACCGATTGTACCAACTTCATTGATGAAATCTTCGTCGCTAGTCCTGGAGCTGTTAAGTATTTTAACAGCTACAACAAGGCCACTTCGAAGTTTTCCTTTATATACAGTACCAAAACCTCCTTCACCAAGTTTCTCATTAAATCCTTTAGTGAGCTTCTTAATCTGAGAATAATTGTACCTAATAGGTCTCAGATTATTTTGTCCTTGTAGGAAATCTTCAATGGTGCCGTACACTGATAGATGTCTTCTCCTCGATTTATATACGAAGAACGCGGATACAAATGGTAGTCCGCACAAAAATCTTGCAGCAACAACCAGAACTGCAAAACTAGGATTTAGTTTAGAGCAACAAAGgagattttattcaaaattttacacaaacaaaaaagaattaaaGAAATTGAGCATCTTACTGAGGAGCTCTACTGACATTGCTGTGCAGCCACAATAAGaaaaaagtggaaaacaatggAAATGTGTTAAAAACCGCATAAAAGATTATATGATCTACTAGTAAACAAAAAATTGGATCGCTTACCTAGATACTTTTGCACTGAGACATCGTTATAGTCGCCCTTGTAGATCCGCATGCCTAAAAGAAATGCAAAGTTGTTTACAAAAACGAAAGCCAAAGAGAACTTTGGAAGAGGGAAATTATATAATGAAAACAAAGGCATGTTTGTCTTGGTTGATATAGAAATCGAAACCAAAACATTTTTGTTTCCTCTTACCTAGGTTTCCTGCAATATAGTCTGCATAAACTGTGCCACAGAGTGAAAAGAAGCCGAAAAGAAGGGAAATATGTTAAAACCACTTAAAATGGATTAAGCAGAGGGAAATCAGTGGAAATTAAATTGCTCACCAAGAATCAAATCCAAAGCATATCGCACGTACGACCATATACCTGCAAAAAACAAGGCAAAGCTGTTTAGCAGATGGTAACTAAAAGCAGAAAGAAAAAAGATAAGTATACAAGGTAGCAATTCCACTATCATAAAAAGACAGAGGTCTTTCTGTCATTTACAAACTTAAAGTCACATTGAGTATTCGGAATATTTGTGAAGATTTTTATAAGAGTAGTGTTAGGGGCAcaaaattgtgtacagaaaatttgtacataatgatgcgACAATTGATGTGGTGAATTTTAATTGGGGTTATTGATGTAAATACATGAGTCCATTCCAATTAAAAACCACcgcatgtcattatgtacaaatttttgtATACTAGGTGCAAAAAGCATTTATATGCAAAAATGTTAGAGTTttccaaaacaaataaaatgcaCAAGTGAATATCCGCCTCTAATACAAATTTTGTGAGTTACTGTACTTGTTTATTAGTCAACGCAGTTTTTTGT
Coding sequences:
- the LOC108223764 gene encoding rust resistance kinase Lr10 isoform X1: MMSSSLLLVITVVLASITSSCCKADSPTFSSCGNIDNISCPFYLKDQPFKCPDFSYELSCRQNLTIIKLFSDDFYVEAINYVNSTIRIIDAGLARNNYSCSSTPLHRFYSFDGFFTPIMELNRPITYIDCPAPVTNPYSTRYFLTPPCSLSIYSYIVIGYMNISEMENNCTIRKAAWVSSGWPNINKTSFLGPRDMVYGMEFRFQYFSCLKCLGTQSQYCRSVVTENQINKCQSDTFSIWSYVRYALDLILVYADYIAGNLGMRIYKGDYNDVSVQKYLAMSVELLILVVAARFLCGLPFVSAFFVYKSRRRHLSVYGTIEDFLQGQNNLRPIRYNYSQIKKLTKGFNEKLGEGGFGTVYKGKLRSGLVVAVKILNSSRTSDEDFINEVGTIGMIHHVNIVRLVGFCVEGPKRALIYEFMPNGSLDKYIFTEGRGTSTLSCEKIYEISCKVACGIEYLHRGCDMQILHFDIKPHNILLDENFNPKISDFGLAKLRATDQSIVTMTAARGTMGYMAPELFYKNIGRVSYKADIYSFGMLLLEMAGQRKNLNPFENQISQIYFPSWIYDQISQGKEIEMREVTENEKELVKKMIIVAMWCIQMNPSERPSMNRVIEMLEGDVELLVIPPKPLICPQRETLNDDEELMQTSLY
- the LOC108223764 gene encoding rust resistance kinase Lr10 isoform X2 — translated: MMSSSLLLVITVVLASITSSCCKADSPTFSSCGNIDNISCPFYLKDQPFKCPDFSYELSCRQNLTIIKLFSDDFYVEAINYVNSTIRIIDAGLARNNYSCSSTPLHRFYSFDGFFTPIMELNRPITYIDCPAPVTNPYSTRYFLTPPCSLSIYSYIVIGYMNISEMENNCTIRKAAWVSSGWPNINKTSFLGPRDMVYGMEFRFQYFSCLKCLGTQSQYCRSVVTENQINKCQSDTFSIWSYVRYALDLILGMRIYKGDYNDVSVQKYLAMSVELLILVVAARFLCGLPFVSAFFVYKSRRRHLSVYGTIEDFLQGQNNLRPIRYNYSQIKKLTKGFNEKLGEGGFGTVYKGKLRSGLVVAVKILNSSRTSDEDFINEVGTIGMIHHVNIVRLVGFCVEGPKRALIYEFMPNGSLDKYIFTEGRGTSTLSCEKIYEISCKVACGIEYLHRGCDMQILHFDIKPHNILLDENFNPKISDFGLAKLRATDQSIVTMTAARGTMGYMAPELFYKNIGRVSYKADIYSFGMLLLEMAGQRKNLNPFENQISQIYFPSWIYDQISQGKEIEMREVTENEKELVKKMIIVAMWCIQMNPSERPSMNRVIEMLEGDVELLVIPPKPLICPQRETLNDDEELMQTSLY
- the LOC108223764 gene encoding rust resistance kinase Lr10 isoform X3; this translates as MMSSSLLLVITVVLASITSSCCKADSPTFSSCDDFYVEAINYVNSTIRIIDAGLARNNYSCSSTPLHRFYSFDGFFTPIMELNRPITYIDCPAPVTNPYSTRYFLTPPCSLSIYSYIVIGYMNISEMENNCTIRKAAWVSSGWPNINKTSFLGPRDMVYGMEFRFQYFSCLKCLGTQSQYCRSVVTENQINKCQSDTFSIWSYVRYALDLILVYADYIAGNLGMRIYKGDYNDVSVQKYLAMSVELLILVVAARFLCGLPFVSAFFVYKSRRRHLSVYGTIEDFLQGQNNLRPIRYNYSQIKKLTKGFNEKLGEGGFGTVYKGKLRSGLVVAVKILNSSRTSDEDFINEVGTIGMIHHVNIVRLVGFCVEGPKRALIYEFMPNGSLDKYIFTEGRGTSTLSCEKIYEISCKVACGIEYLHRGCDMQILHFDIKPHNILLDENFNPKISDFGLAKLRATDQSIVTMTAARGTMGYMAPELFYKNIGRVSYKADIYSFGMLLLEMAGQRKNLNPFENQISQIYFPSWIYDQISQGKEIEMREVTENEKELVKKMIIVAMWCIQMNPSERPSMNRVIEMLEGDVELLVIPPKPLICPQRETLNDDEELMQTSLY